The following proteins are co-located in the Blochmannia endosymbiont of Camponotus sp. genome:
- a CDS encoding winged helix-turn-helix domain-containing protein gives MKYVIQSTIIFDTTEYTLTLLTDSDTSVKLSNSAGRVLEELIKRHNIDVCAPVTREHLFSNVWRAYGLEPSNGNLNQQISVIRKTLTSFGLDSSSIITIPKRGLKLNNQLIIEKIHEDRPCVSPSLHKNTDQNNNLLSSSILLNIKAHIKYMITLTIMVVILLSIGFVYLYTKKDHIKLYCCKEINSCNICTFHSELGFECNDCTMQCTEIT, from the coding sequence ATGAAATATGTCATTCAATCAACTATAATATTTGACACTACAGAATATACTCTGACATTATTAACTGATTCCGATACATCAGTAAAATTATCTAATTCTGCTGGACGAGTATTAGAAGAGCTTATTAAACGACACAATATTGATGTTTGTGCGCCAGTCACCCGAGAACACTTGTTTTCAAACGTTTGGAGAGCTTATGGGTTGGAACCATCTAACGGCAACTTAAATCAACAAATTAGTGTAATAAGAAAAACCTTAACATCTTTTGGACTAGATTCCTCATCTATTATAACTATTCCTAAGCGAGGGCTGAAGCTAAACAATCAATTAATTATAGAAAAAATACACGAAGATCGACCATGCGTATCTCCCTCCCTACATAAAAACACAGATCAAAACAATAATTTATTATCATCTTCTATTTTACTAAATATAAAAGCTCATATAAAATACATGATTACTCTGACAATAATGGTTGTAATATTACTCAGCATTGGTTTTGTGTACTTATACACTAAAAAAGATCACATTAAACTATATTGTTGCAAAGAAATAAACTCATGTAATATTTGCACTTTCCATTCAGAATTGGGATTTGAATGTAATGACTGCACTATGCAGTGCACTGAAATTACATAA
- the serS gene encoding serine--tRNA ligase, producing MIDPNLLRSNLDLVAKKLARRKFILNINEFRQQESLRKILQKKTESLQTERKAKAKIIGIAKSRGENVEFLCQEAYVLGKKLISLKLENKALKNRIKQFELSLPNIPDDQVPDGFRDQDNLEIMRWGKPGQYNFPIRDHVALGAFTNGLDFANATKLTGSRFIVMKGQIAHLHRALSQFMIDLHVKRHGYEEYYLPYLVNQESLYGAGQLPKFYEDLFHMQHLQSGTNPYTLIPTAEVPLINLVRDVILDEEELPIKMVAHTPCFRYEAGSYGHHTRGLIRMHQFDKVEMVQVVHPDKSMQILEEITSHAEQVLQLLKLPYRKILLCTGNIGFSSCKTYDLEVWLPAYNAYCEVSSCSNVGDFQARRIRARYKGRMHRKTRLLHTLNASGVAIGRALAAVLENYQLEDGRVAIPSVLYPYMNDVTHIN from the coding sequence ATGATTGATCCCAATTTGTTGCGCAGTAATCTTGATTTGGTTGCTAAAAAGCTTGCTCGCAGAAAGTTTATACTAAATATTAATGAATTTCGTCAGCAAGAGAGTTTGCGAAAAATTTTACAAAAAAAAACTGAAAGTTTACAGACCGAACGTAAAGCTAAGGCTAAAATTATAGGAATAGCTAAGTCTCGTGGAGAAAATGTAGAATTTTTATGTCAAGAAGCATATGTTTTAGGAAAAAAATTAATTTCTCTTAAACTTGAAAATAAAGCATTAAAAAACAGAATTAAACAATTTGAGTTATCTTTACCAAATATTCCAGATGATCAAGTGCCTGATGGATTCAGAGATCAAGATAATTTAGAAATTATGCGTTGGGGTAAGCCGGGTCAATATAATTTTCCAATACGGGATCATGTAGCGTTGGGTGCATTTACTAATGGTTTAGATTTTGCTAATGCAACAAAATTAACTGGATCACGTTTTATTGTAATGAAAGGACAAATAGCGCATTTGCATCGCGCTTTGTCTCAATTTATGATAGATTTGCATGTTAAACGTCATGGATACGAAGAATATTATCTACCATATTTAGTAAATCAAGAATCTTTATATGGCGCAGGTCAATTACCAAAATTTTATGAAGACCTGTTTCATATGCAACACTTACAATCCGGAACTAATCCATACACATTAATACCTACCGCTGAAGTACCTCTGATAAATTTAGTGCGTGATGTAATTCTTGATGAAGAAGAATTACCCATTAAGATGGTTGCTCATACCCCATGTTTCCGTTATGAAGCAGGATCATATGGTCATCATACTCGTGGATTGATTAGGATGCATCAATTTGATAAAGTTGAGATGGTTCAAGTAGTACATCCAGATAAATCTATGCAGATATTAGAAGAAATAACTAGTCATGCAGAGCAAGTATTGCAATTACTTAAATTACCATATAGGAAAATATTATTATGCACGGGAAATATTGGATTTTCTTCTTGCAAAACATATGATTTAGAAGTATGGCTTCCAGCATATAATGCTTATTGCGAGGTTTCTTCTTGTTCAAATGTTGGGGATTTTCAAGCGCGTCGTATAAGAGCACGATATAAAGGAAGAATGCATAGAAAGACGAGATTATTGCATACTTTAAATGCTTCTGGAGTAGCAATAGGTCGAGCATTGGCAGCGGTGCTTGAAAATTATCAATTAGAAGATGGACGCGTGGCGATTCCTTCGGTGCTATATCCTTATATGAACGATGTAACACATATTAATTGA
- a CDS encoding transglycosylase SLT domain-containing protein, giving the protein MKMCIIHLVVILLLATCAQKNIEKNATWTLYTDSKYKITYFPKRITPSMYNDYIHYCAMNYGVDASLVKAIIQVESNYDPTVISKSNAVGLMQLKADTAGRDAYRLKGWRGEPSIRELKNAAVNIDLGTAYLSILQKQLEGIIDVKTRRYAVIVAYVNGLSALLKTFSIDRNYAIEKINKLNPEQFYQHIQSHHPSKQAQRYLFKVNSIYVTEN; this is encoded by the coding sequence ATGAAGATGTGTATAATACATTTAGTTGTAATTTTGTTACTAGCAACTTGTGCTCAAAAAAATATTGAAAAAAACGCTACATGGACATTATATACTGATTCAAAGTATAAGATAACTTATTTTCCTAAACGAATTACACCGTCTATGTATAATGATTATATTCATTATTGTGCTATGAATTATGGAGTAGATGCATCTTTAGTGAAAGCCATTATTCAAGTAGAATCTAATTATGATCCCACGGTAATTAGTAAATCTAATGCTGTTGGGTTAATGCAGCTTAAAGCGGATACTGCAGGCAGAGATGCTTATCGTTTGAAAGGATGGAGAGGAGAACCTAGTATTCGTGAATTAAAAAATGCTGCTGTTAATATTGACCTTGGTACTGCTTATTTGTCTATATTGCAAAAACAATTAGAGGGAATTATTGATGTAAAAACTAGACGCTATGCCGTAATTGTTGCTTATGTGAATGGGTTAAGTGCGTTGTTGAAAACATTTTCTATTGATCGTAATTATGCTATTGAAAAAATAAATAAGCTTAATCCGGAACAATTTTACCAACATATACAATCTCATCATCCATCTAAGCAAGCGCAACGTTATTTATTTAAAGTTAATTCTATTTATGTTACAGAAAATTAA
- the mntR gene encoding manganese-binding transcriptional regulator MntR: protein MTKNNIEVLSSNLACFTKKTDNLQGFIQVRAAHRRELIDDYIELIADLIQERGEARQVDLALSLGVTQPTVAKMLKKLIASSLINHKRYCGVSLTEQGRQLANENHIRHKIVKTFLMDLGINKKIAQRDAEGIEHHVSNETLLAFIQFSKRFNK from the coding sequence ATGACTAAAAATAATATAGAAGTATTGTCCAGTAATCTGGCGTGTTTTACAAAAAAAACAGATAATTTACAAGGATTTATCCAGGTTAGAGCGGCACATCGACGCGAGCTCATTGATGATTATATTGAATTAATTGCAGATTTAATTCAAGAACGTGGGGAAGCGCGTCAAGTAGATTTAGCATTAAGCCTTGGAGTAACGCAGCCAACAGTAGCAAAAATGTTAAAAAAGTTAATTGCTTCTTCATTAATTAATCATAAACGCTATTGTGGAGTGTCGTTGACAGAACAAGGGAGACAATTGGCTAATGAAAATCATATACGACACAAAATTGTAAAAACTTTTTTAATGGATTTAGGCATCAATAAAAAAATTGCTCAAAGAGATGCAGAAGGCATTGAGCATCATGTCAGCAATGAAACATTGTTGGCATTTATTCAATTCTCTAAGCGCTTCAATAAATAA
- the aroA gene encoding 3-phosphoshikimate 1-carboxyvinyltransferase, translating into MNDFIKLSPIKKIQGTIYLPGSKSISNRALLLAAQATGTTQLINLLDSDDVRCMLDALRNLGVSYCLSNDRKTCEINGVGGPLQSKNNNQLILSLGNAGTVMRPLIAALSVKTQNVVLTGHPRMKDRPIAHLVDALRQGGARIKYMERDGYPPIRLYGGYYGGEIFIKGSISSQFLSSVLMMTPLAYRDTLIKVDGVLVSRPYIDMTLSLMKIFGINIQHENYRVFYCKGNMGYQSPGDYLVEGDASSASYFLAASAIRGGTVRVIGVGRSSKQGDVYFANILERMGAKISWGDNYIECTRGADLNAVDLDVNDIPDAAMTLAITALFSINGPTILRNIYNWRVKESDRLAAMATELRKIGAEIVEGCDYLQITPPVKIESAYINTYDDHRIAMCFSLVALSDVSIMIDNPKCTDKTFPDFFTQLSSISVLR; encoded by the coding sequence GTGAATGATTTTATTAAATTATCTCCTATAAAAAAAATACAGGGAACCATTTATCTTCCTGGTTCTAAAAGTATATCAAATCGAGCATTGTTATTAGCAGCTCAAGCTACAGGTACTACTCAGTTAATTAATTTGTTGGATAGTGATGATGTGCGTTGTATGTTGGATGCTTTACGTAATCTAGGGGTATCATATTGTCTTTCAAATGATAGAAAAACTTGCGAAATTAATGGTGTTGGTGGTCCGCTTCAATCCAAAAATAACAATCAACTAATTTTGTCTTTGGGAAATGCCGGAACTGTTATGAGGCCTCTTATTGCGGCATTGTCTGTAAAGACTCAAAATGTCGTGCTCACTGGCCATCCTCGTATGAAAGATAGGCCGATTGCACACTTAGTAGATGCCTTAAGACAAGGAGGAGCGCGTATTAAGTATATGGAACGTGATGGTTACCCTCCCATACGATTGTATGGAGGGTATTATGGAGGCGAAATTTTTATTAAAGGGAGTATTTCTAGTCAATTTCTATCATCTGTGCTTATGATGACGCCATTAGCTTATAGAGATACTCTTATTAAAGTGGACGGAGTATTAGTATCTAGACCATATATTGATATGACTTTGTCTCTTATGAAAATTTTTGGAATCAACATACAACATGAAAATTATCGTGTTTTTTATTGTAAAGGAAATATGGGATATCAATCCCCTGGGGATTATTTAGTAGAAGGAGATGCTTCGAGTGCTTCTTATTTTTTAGCAGCATCAGCTATTCGAGGGGGTACTGTTCGAGTTATAGGGGTCGGTCGTAGTAGTAAACAAGGAGATGTTTATTTTGCGAATATATTAGAAAGGATGGGAGCAAAGATTTCGTGGGGTGATAATTATATAGAGTGTACTCGCGGGGCTGATCTGAATGCGGTTGATTTAGATGTTAATGATATTCCAGATGCAGCAATGACTCTTGCTATTACCGCATTATTTTCTATTAATGGTCCTACAATATTACGTAATATTTATAATTGGAGAGTTAAAGAAAGCGATCGACTAGCTGCAATGGCTACTGAATTACGTAAAATAGGAGCGGAGATCGTGGAAGGTTGTGATTATTTACAAATTACTCCTCCAGTTAAAATAGAATCAGCTTATATTAATACTTACGATGATCATCGCATAGCGATGTGTTTTTCTTTGGTGGCATTATCGGATGTTTCTATTATGATTGATAATCCTAAGTGTACTGATAAAACTTTTCCAGATTTTTTTACACAATTATCTAGCATTAGTGTATTGCGATAA
- the lolA gene encoding outer membrane lipoprotein chaperone LolA: MMQQIIYAVFLSVIVVTTVIADDASVFVLQNRLKKINNLYVHFIQKVINSDNDMVLECRGELWIKRPNLFNWHMISPEENFLISDGKTLWFYIPSIKQVTAYRLRNFSDNIFFMLFSSNNIYEWNEYTVSQQGDLFYLIPISNNFNLKECRIKITDRGTIEKFSFFEEKGQHVDYYLLDQNNDDIDIGKFYFIPSKDIQLDDQRK, encoded by the coding sequence ATGATGCAACAGATAATATATGCTGTTTTTTTAAGCGTTATTGTAGTTACTACTGTAATAGCTGACGATGCATCTGTTTTTGTTTTACAAAATCGCTTAAAAAAAATAAATAATCTTTATGTACATTTTATTCAAAAAGTTATTAATTCTGATAACGATATGGTGTTAGAATGTCGTGGGGAATTATGGATAAAACGTCCTAATTTATTTAATTGGCATATGATATCTCCTGAAGAAAATTTTTTAATATCTGATGGGAAAACACTTTGGTTTTATATTCCTTCTATCAAACAAGTTACTGCGTATCGGTTACGGAACTTTTCCGATAATATTTTTTTTATGTTGTTTTCTAGCAACAATATATATGAATGGAATGAATATACGGTATCTCAACAAGGGGATTTGTTTTATTTAATACCGATAAGTAATAATTTTAATTTAAAAGAATGTAGAATTAAGATCACTGATCGGGGTACGATCGAGAAATTTAGTTTTTTCGAAGAAAAAGGACAACATGTAGATTATTATTTATTGGATCAAAATAATGATGACATCGATATAGGCAAATTTTATTTCATTCCTTCTAAGGATATTCAACTAGACGATCAAAGAAAATAA
- the serC gene encoding 3-phosphoserine/phosphohydroxythreonine transaminase produces the protein MNKVFNFSAGPAMLPKQVLRQVKEELYSWNNMGISVIEISHRSKEFLQLMQVAQQDMRELLDIPENYEVLFCHGGARAQFSAVPMNLLKTSSERVDYVKTGYWAYNAAIEAKKYCDPRIINVIVKKNGLHNIQPISKWDVSENSLYIHYCPNETIDGIAVYETPNFSNKIVVADCSSTLFSSPLNVNRFGIIYATAQKNIGISGLTVIIIRKDLLKEPYRAVPSILNYKILADNFSMFNTPVTMSWYVASLMFKWLKTQGGLKEIKKRNQEKSALLYDVIDSSNFYYNNVSRSNRSYMNIPFFLKNNKLNDLFLKESMCFGLHGLKGHKVVGGMRASLYNAMTLEGVKKLISFMKLFSEKYC, from the coding sequence ATGAATAAAGTGTTTAATTTTAGCGCAGGTCCAGCAATGTTGCCAAAACAAGTTTTAAGGCAAGTTAAAGAAGAATTATATAGTTGGAATAATATGGGCATATCCGTCATAGAGATAAGTCATCGTAGTAAAGAATTTTTGCAATTAATGCAAGTTGCGCAACAAGATATGCGTGAGCTTCTTGATATTCCAGAAAATTATGAAGTTTTATTTTGTCATGGAGGAGCACGTGCACAATTTTCTGCGGTTCCTATGAATTTATTAAAAACATCTTCAGAGAGAGTTGATTATGTAAAAACTGGGTATTGGGCATACAATGCAGCAATAGAAGCAAAAAAATATTGTGATCCACGTATAATTAACGTGATCGTCAAAAAAAATGGACTACATAATATTCAACCTATATCTAAATGGGATGTTTCTGAAAATAGTCTATATATTCATTATTGTCCTAATGAAACTATTGATGGAATAGCTGTATATGAAACCCCAAATTTTTCTAATAAAATAGTGGTAGCAGATTGTTCTTCAACTTTATTTTCGAGTCCACTAAATGTAAACCGTTTTGGTATAATTTACGCTACCGCTCAGAAAAACATTGGCATATCTGGTTTGACCGTAATAATTATCAGAAAAGATTTATTGAAAGAACCTTACCGAGCAGTCCCGTCCATTTTAAATTATAAAATTTTAGCTGATAATTTCTCCATGTTTAATACGCCTGTTACTATGTCTTGGTACGTTGCTAGTTTAATGTTTAAATGGTTAAAAACACAAGGAGGCTTAAAGGAAATTAAGAAACGTAATCAAGAAAAATCAGCTCTTTTATATGATGTCATTGATTCTAGTAATTTTTATTATAATAATGTTAGTCGATCTAATCGTTCATATATGAATATCCCTTTTTTTTTAAAAAACAATAAATTAAATGATCTTTTTTTAAAAGAATCAATGTGTTTCGGATTACATGGCTTGAAAGGACATAAAGTAGTGGGGGGTATGCGGGCATCTTTATATAATGCCATGACATTAGAAGGTGTAAAAAAATTAATTAGCTTTATGAAGCTATTTTCTGAAAAATATTGCTAA
- the trxB gene encoding thioredoxin-disulfide reductase — MIIKKHCKLLILGAGPAGYTAAIYAARANLNPVLVTGLEIGGQLSTTTDIENWPGDPKNLTGPMLMNRMNTHAACLHTEIISDHIFKVNFKQYPFCLYGNTYEYTCDALIISTGGYARSLGIPSEEKYKGKGVSSCATCDGFFFNKQIVAVIGGGNTAIEESLYLSNIASKVYLIHRRSTFSAEKILINRLMNKVHSGNIVLHTNHIVKEILGNGTDVTGLRITDLTQHQEHIINLQGIFIAIGYNPNTSIFNDQLVLNNGYICVHSGMNGNATATSIPGIFAAGDVIDHNYRQAITAAGSGCMAAIDSERYLSTMMY; from the coding sequence ATGATAATAAAAAAACATTGCAAGCTACTCATATTGGGAGCAGGCCCCGCCGGATATACCGCAGCTATTTATGCTGCACGAGCTAATTTAAATCCTGTATTAGTCACTGGATTAGAAATAGGAGGTCAATTAAGTACTACTACAGATATAGAAAATTGGCCTGGAGATCCAAAAAACCTTACTGGACCTATGTTAATGAATCGTATGAATACGCACGCCGCTTGTTTGCACACAGAAATTATCTCTGATCACATATTTAAAGTAAATTTTAAACAATACCCTTTTTGTTTATACGGTAATACATATGAATATACATGTGACGCTTTAATCATAAGTACAGGAGGATATGCTCGCAGTCTTGGTATACCTTCTGAAGAAAAATATAAAGGAAAAGGAGTATCTTCGTGTGCTACTTGTGATGGATTTTTTTTTAATAAACAAATTGTTGCAGTTATTGGGGGAGGTAACACGGCAATAGAAGAAAGTTTATACTTATCCAATATTGCTTCTAAGGTGTATCTGATTCACCGTCGTTCTACATTTAGCGCAGAAAAAATATTAATTAATAGACTCATGAATAAAGTACACAGTGGTAATATTGTTTTGCATACCAATCATATTGTTAAAGAAATATTAGGTAATGGTACAGATGTTACCGGTTTACGTATAACAGATCTAACACAACATCAGGAACACATAATAAATCTTCAAGGTATATTTATTGCTATTGGATACAATCCAAATACTTCTATATTCAATGATCAACTCGTATTAAACAATGGATATATTTGTGTGCATTCCGGTATGAATGGCAATGCAACAGCCACCTCTATTCCAGGTATATTTGCAGCAGGAGACGTCATAGATCACAACTATCGTCAAGCAATTACTGCAGCTGGATCAGGTTGTATGGCTGCAATAGACTCTGAGCGTTACTTATCTACTATGATGTATTAA
- the mnmA gene encoding tRNA 2-thiouridine(34) synthase MnmA: protein MSYNRTKKVIVGMSGGVDSSVSAWLLQQQGYKVEGLFMKNWEDDDSTEHCASASDLSDTHAVCDNLGIYLHTINFSKEYWEDVFQVFLQEYSMGRTPNPDILCNKEIKFKYFLEFALQDLGADLIATGHYVRRVDMNKETYLIRGTDQNKDQSYFLYTLSYKQLKQCLFPVGTLNKSQVRNIAKQLNLITANKKDSTGICFIGKRKFKDFISKYIPIRPGVIIDINGDTIGVHQGVSFYTLGQRKGLKIGGVKQGNGQPWYVIDKDISNNILIAAQGRNHPRLMSIAFITEQNQWVKRHALTSPLYCTVKTRYRHPDIQCQVYPLLSNNLKVILKIPVLAITPGQSAVFYLKERCLGGGIITKIYPFLAS, encoded by the coding sequence ATGTCATATAATCGCACAAAAAAAGTAATTGTTGGCATGTCTGGTGGTGTAGATTCTTCTGTATCTGCATGGTTGTTACAACAACAAGGATATAAAGTAGAAGGATTATTTATGAAAAATTGGGAAGATGACGACAGCACAGAACATTGTGCATCAGCATCGGACTTATCGGACACTCATGCCGTTTGCGATAATTTAGGTATATATCTGCACACCATAAATTTTTCTAAAGAATATTGGGAAGATGTATTTCAAGTATTTTTACAAGAATATAGCATGGGTCGCACTCCTAATCCTGATATTCTTTGTAACAAAGAAATTAAATTTAAGTATTTTTTAGAATTTGCATTGCAAGATCTAGGCGCTGATCTCATTGCAACCGGTCATTATGTACGCCGTGTTGATATGAATAAAGAAACTTATCTGATACGCGGTACAGACCAAAATAAAGACCAAAGTTATTTTTTGTATACACTAAGTTATAAACAACTTAAACAATGTTTATTTCCTGTAGGAACGTTAAATAAATCCCAAGTTAGAAATATTGCTAAACAATTAAACTTAATCACAGCAAACAAAAAAGACTCAACTGGTATCTGTTTTATTGGTAAACGCAAATTTAAAGATTTTATTAGTAAATATATACCAATACGACCAGGAGTGATAATTGATATAAATGGAGATACAATCGGCGTGCACCAAGGAGTATCATTTTATACCTTAGGACAAAGAAAGGGCCTAAAAATAGGTGGAGTAAAACAAGGAAATGGACAACCGTGGTACGTAATAGACAAAGATATATCAAATAATATATTAATTGCAGCACAAGGACGTAATCATCCACGTCTCATGTCTATCGCGTTCATTACTGAACAAAATCAATGGGTAAAACGACACGCACTTACATCCCCTTTATATTGCACAGTTAAAACCAGATATAGACACCCCGATATTCAATGTCAAGTATATCCTCTTTTAAGCAACAATCTTAAAGTTATTTTAAAAATTCCGGTTTTAGCAATTACACCAGGACAATCAGCAGTATTTTATTTAAAAGAACGTTGTTTGGGCGGAGGAATTATTACAAAAATATACCCTTTTCTAGCTTCTTAA
- the infA gene encoding translation initiation factor IF-1, whose protein sequence is MTKEDSFEMHGIVLDTLPNTMFRVKLENGHTIVAHISGKIRKNYIRILTGDKVTVELTPYDLSKGRIIFRSR, encoded by the coding sequence ATGACAAAAGAAGATAGCTTTGAAATGCACGGCATCGTACTAGATACCTTACCTAATACGATGTTTCGTGTAAAGTTAGAAAATGGACACACCATTGTGGCACATATTTCTGGAAAAATAAGAAAAAACTACATTCGAATATTAACAGGAGACAAAGTCACCGTTGAGCTAACACCATACGATTTAAGTAAAGGAAGAATTATTTTCCGTAGCCGATAA
- a CDS encoding TonB-dependent copper receptor, with translation MVYGKFFYNNKILIQKILFLICFVFGIFTLNNSQAHSDGVSVSSKPKDTLASISSGIQKKPILFQGKMHDDVITIISPKNSPLIFSDSPATSLQSSYVIDVSDYLKDIAGFSSIRNGGVNNEPVFRGMFGSRMRILMDNGEILGACFSHMDPVSAYIFPETFDILNIIKGPQTVLWGPVTSAGTLQFERYHPRFDKSKIQLRSNVTIGANKKIDKNIDSIMGNKYGYIRLIGNISRSDDYRDGHKNQVHSAWYKWNADAILSFNLSADTYLEVSLGQGNGTANYAARSMDGLCFARESYGMKIETLDISKVLDKIELQAWHNYVNHIMADTVSHNTELSTEKCCGFSSNVNNNVDRLIWGARGITVSQWDNIKCHSGADIQINTHRKHMESNPHWKTDIASRDTGIFTELIVDSLSNRRFIGGARLEYSVINFNNCSKYKRHSIVYPAGFMRYENNINPLLSYCIGVGTSFRLPDYWELFYTKSGENINIDDILKLKPEKTIQMDIGARFQHLQINGWISSYAGYVKDFILCDYRNDDIIQDAISYSENIHAKICGTEVGLNYQFNEHWHTTTDISWVWGMNVDNGSTLFRAPPLEGRVTCQWIRGSYSVAAKWKLALPQSINSSLMSPGSFVSRNMLSHTGVNCNTSGFGIFSMHFAWKSSQFYKFSIGVDNLLNHNYRGYLNSCVHKRLGYPSGTLIYEPGRIWWIKLGMEL, from the coding sequence ATGGTATATGGAAAATTTTTTTATAATAATAAAATATTAATTCAAAAAATATTATTTTTGATATGTTTTGTGTTCGGCATATTCACTCTTAATAATTCTCAAGCTCATTCAGATGGTGTGTCTGTTAGTAGTAAACCTAAAGATACTTTGGCATCAATATCTAGTGGTATACAAAAAAAACCTATATTATTCCAAGGAAAAATGCATGATGACGTCATAACTATTATTTCACCAAAAAATTCCCCATTGATTTTCAGTGATTCTCCTGCAACGTCTTTGCAATCGTCGTATGTAATTGATGTTTCTGATTATTTAAAAGATATTGCTGGATTTTCTTCTATTCGTAATGGAGGAGTGAATAACGAACCAGTGTTTAGGGGAATGTTTGGATCTCGAATGCGTATTTTGATGGATAATGGCGAAATACTCGGCGCTTGTTTTTCTCATATGGATCCTGTTAGCGCTTATATTTTTCCCGAAACTTTTGATATTTTAAATATTATTAAAGGCCCTCAAACAGTACTGTGGGGCCCTGTAACATCTGCGGGTACGTTGCAATTTGAACGATATCATCCTCGATTTGATAAATCAAAAATTCAATTGCGCAGTAATGTAACAATCGGTGCGAATAAAAAAATAGATAAAAATATAGATAGTATTATGGGAAATAAATACGGCTATATTAGATTAATAGGCAATATTTCTCGTTCAGACGATTATCGTGATGGTCATAAAAACCAAGTACATTCTGCGTGGTATAAATGGAACGCTGATGCGATTTTGTCATTTAATTTAAGTGCAGATACATATTTAGAAGTCAGTTTGGGGCAGGGAAATGGTACTGCAAATTATGCCGCTCGATCTATGGATGGGTTATGTTTTGCGAGAGAAAGTTATGGGATGAAAATAGAAACCTTAGATATCAGTAAAGTATTAGATAAAATTGAACTACAAGCTTGGCATAATTATGTAAACCATATTATGGCTGATACTGTGTCTCATAATACAGAATTATCTACTGAAAAATGTTGTGGGTTTAGTAGTAATGTTAATAATAACGTTGATCGATTAATATGGGGTGCACGAGGTATTACTGTATCTCAATGGGACAATATCAAATGTCATAGTGGTGCAGATATTCAAATTAATACACATAGAAAACATATGGAATCTAATCCTCATTGGAAAACAGACATTGCCTCTCGAGATACTGGTATATTTACCGAATTGATTGTTGATTCGTTGTCAAACAGAAGATTTATTGGGGGGGCACGACTGGAATATAGTGTTATTAATTTTAATAATTGTTCTAAATATAAACGGCACAGTATAGTATATCCTGCTGGATTTATGCGTTATGAGAATAATATTAATCCGTTGTTGTCATATTGTATTGGTGTAGGCACAAGTTTTCGATTGCCTGATTATTGGGAGTTATTTTATACTAAATCCGGAGAAAACATTAATATAGACGATATTTTAAAATTAAAACCTGAAAAAACTATTCAGATGGATATAGGAGCACGTTTTCAACATCTACAAATCAATGGATGGATATCATCTTATGCTGGATATGTTAAAGATTTTATCCTATGTGATTATCGTAACGATGACATTATACAAGATGCTATTAGTTATTCGGAGAACATTCATGCTAAAATATGCGGCACTGAAGTAGGATTAAATTATCAATTTAATGAGCATTGGCATACTACAACTGATATCTCATGGGTTTGGGGAATGAATGTTGACAATGGCAGCACTTTATTTAGAGCTCCTCCATTGGAGGGTAGAGTTACATGTCAATGGATACGAGGAAGTTATAGTGTAGCTGCGAAGTGGAAATTAGCATTGCCGCAATCTATTAATAGTTCGTTGATGTCACCGGGGTCTTTTGTTTCTAGAAATATGTTGTCTCATACAGGTGTAAATTGTAATACTTCAGGATTTGGAATATTTTCCATGCATTTTGCATGGAAAAGTTCTCAATTTTATAAATTTAGTATTGGTGTAGACAATTTACTAAATCATAATTATAGAGGATATCTGAATTCGTGTGTTCATAAACGGCTTGGATATCCTTCCGGTACTTTGATTTATGAACCAGGGCGTATTTGGTGGATTAAATTAGGGATGGAATTATAA